In Cryptosporangium aurantiacum, a single genomic region encodes these proteins:
- a CDS encoding putative bifunctional diguanylate cyclase/phosphodiesterase: MLTWFGRSFWQKLPRGRPPGDPTWASRHRAILGLLIAHVVVLPVYGLVQGYSLTRCLLSVSPLALHAAIAAADHLSQRVRAGAATLGVMASSAVVVSFSHGMTEAHFHFFVMLFVITLYQDWLTFLLAIGFVLFEHAIVGLLTPGDVYGHSAAVHDPVKYALIHAGYVAGAAVAAVANWRMTDRAEQSTRQLTRQLEYEVSHDPLTGALNRREFENRITDVLTRVEDSDATVVCVLDLDRFKIVNDTCGHPAGDQLLVEVCWVLSDVLAPEDTLARLGGDEFGLLIERPTVEDAVAMAETACAALTAYRFRTDDRTFSAGASIGVLPLFGQVEYVEEALQLADAALYTAKEAGRGRVHVHHQGDAELNRRQSDSIWAGALLDALHEDRIELVYQPIVPTTPTEEETGRIGEILVRLCESDGALISPGLFFPAAERYDLLPALDRRVVAKAMSLLAAHYPPDTPTNDDLYTINLAGPSIGDEAFLAFVHAQLAEHRLAPSLLCFEITETVAITNLRVARRFITELRSTGCRFALDDFGSGLSSFAYLKNLPVDFLKIDGRFVQTITHDPVDRTMVAAVNQIGHEMGLRTVAEFVEDDETLAVLREIGVDYGQGYGLGRPGLLTSWLADRRPLSGARGDDATRAAGTAAALA, translated from the coding sequence GTGCTGACCTGGTTTGGCCGTAGCTTCTGGCAGAAGCTCCCCCGGGGTCGTCCGCCAGGCGATCCGACGTGGGCGTCCCGGCACCGGGCGATCCTCGGGCTGCTGATCGCCCACGTCGTCGTGCTGCCGGTCTACGGTCTCGTCCAGGGGTACAGCCTGACGCGATGCCTGCTGTCGGTGTCACCGCTGGCGCTGCACGCCGCGATCGCCGCCGCGGACCACCTGAGCCAGCGGGTGCGCGCCGGGGCTGCGACGCTCGGCGTGATGGCGTCGTCGGCGGTCGTCGTGTCGTTCTCGCACGGCATGACCGAGGCGCACTTCCACTTCTTCGTGATGCTGTTCGTGATCACGCTGTACCAGGACTGGCTGACGTTCCTGCTGGCCATCGGCTTCGTGTTGTTCGAACACGCGATCGTCGGGCTGTTGACGCCCGGCGACGTCTACGGCCACTCGGCTGCCGTGCACGACCCGGTCAAGTACGCGCTCATCCACGCGGGTTACGTCGCCGGCGCCGCCGTCGCCGCGGTCGCCAACTGGCGGATGACCGACCGCGCCGAACAATCCACTCGCCAGCTGACCAGGCAGCTGGAGTACGAGGTCAGCCACGACCCGTTGACCGGGGCACTGAACCGGCGGGAGTTCGAGAACCGGATCACCGACGTGCTGACTCGGGTCGAAGATTCGGACGCCACCGTCGTCTGCGTCCTCGACCTGGACCGCTTCAAGATCGTGAACGACACCTGCGGGCACCCCGCCGGAGACCAGCTGCTGGTCGAGGTCTGCTGGGTGCTCAGCGATGTGCTCGCCCCCGAGGACACGCTGGCCAGGCTCGGTGGTGATGAGTTCGGGCTGCTGATCGAGCGTCCGACCGTGGAAGACGCAGTGGCGATGGCCGAAACGGCCTGCGCCGCGCTCACCGCGTACCGCTTCCGGACCGACGACCGGACGTTCTCGGCCGGCGCCAGCATCGGCGTGCTGCCCCTGTTCGGGCAGGTCGAGTACGTGGAGGAGGCCCTGCAACTGGCCGACGCCGCGCTGTACACGGCGAAGGAGGCCGGCCGCGGCCGGGTGCACGTTCACCACCAGGGCGACGCCGAGCTCAACCGCAGGCAAAGCGATTCGATCTGGGCGGGGGCGCTGCTGGACGCCCTGCACGAGGACCGGATCGAGCTGGTCTACCAGCCGATCGTGCCCACCACGCCGACGGAGGAAGAGACCGGCCGTATCGGGGAGATCCTGGTCCGGCTGTGCGAGTCCGACGGCGCGCTGATCTCGCCCGGGCTGTTCTTCCCCGCCGCCGAGCGGTACGACCTGCTGCCCGCGCTCGACCGCCGGGTGGTCGCCAAGGCGATGTCGCTCCTCGCCGCGCACTACCCGCCCGATACGCCGACGAACGACGACCTCTACACGATCAACCTGGCCGGCCCGTCGATCGGAGACGAGGCGTTCTTGGCGTTCGTCCACGCCCAGCTGGCCGAGCACCGGCTGGCACCCAGCCTGCTCTGCTTCGAGATCACCGAGACCGTCGCGATCACCAACCTGCGGGTCGCGCGCCGGTTCATCACCGAGCTGCGCAGCACCGGCTGCCGGTTCGCGCTGGACGACTTCGGCAGCGGCCTGTCGTCGTTCGCCTATCTCAAGAATCTGCCGGTCGACTTCTTGAAGATCGACGGACGGTTCGTCCAGACGATCACCCATGACCCGGTCGACCGCACGATGGTCGCCGCGGTCAACCAGATCGGCCACGAGATGGGTCTGCGGACGGTGGCCGAGTTCGTCGAGGACGACGAGACGCTCGCCGTGCTGCGGGAGATCGGCGTGGACTACGGGCAGGGGTACGGCCTGGGTCGTCCCGGGCTGCTGACCAGCTGGCTCGCCGATCGGCGTCCGTTGTCGGGCGCGCGCGGTGACGACGCGACGCGCGCCGCCGGGACCGCCGCCGCACTGGCGTAG
- a CDS encoding MerR family transcriptional regulator has product MASRPDSEQAGEYRINDLARESGIPVRNIRLYQERRILPPPMRRGRVGWYSEAHLARLRLIARLLDRGYSLAHIGELISAWERGRDLADVLGLEAALTSPWSEEPQTVISAGDLQRMFGKQEERGSLDRAIASGMLRPDGTRFRVASPQLLDIAVQLVQAGYPLSVVMKVAEDSMHDIERVAERYVSLVKATITPSLSPGEIGDAAIGPTDDHAEIDDPAAAAALVQRLRPLARKSVDAMLAMAMENAVNQVLGDAVSALAKEGRTSSEPEH; this is encoded by the coding sequence ATGGCCAGCCGACCAGACAGCGAGCAGGCAGGCGAGTACCGGATCAACGACCTGGCCCGCGAGTCGGGTATTCCGGTGCGCAACATCCGGCTCTATCAGGAGCGCCGCATCCTGCCGCCGCCGATGCGCCGCGGACGCGTCGGGTGGTACAGCGAGGCTCATCTGGCTCGGCTCCGCCTGATCGCCAGGCTGCTCGACCGCGGCTACTCGCTCGCGCACATCGGCGAGCTGATCTCGGCCTGGGAGCGCGGTCGCGACCTGGCGGACGTGCTCGGACTGGAAGCGGCGCTGACCAGCCCGTGGAGCGAAGAGCCGCAGACCGTGATCTCGGCCGGTGACCTGCAGCGGATGTTCGGCAAGCAGGAGGAACGCGGGTCGCTGGACCGGGCGATCGCGTCCGGCATGCTGCGGCCAGACGGCACGCGGTTCCGGGTGGCCAGCCCACAGCTGCTGGACATCGCCGTGCAGCTGGTCCAGGCGGGTTACCCGCTGTCGGTGGTCATGAAGGTCGCCGAGGACAGCATGCACGACATCGAGCGGGTGGCCGAGCGGTACGTCTCGCTGGTCAAGGCGACGATCACGCCGAGCCTGTCGCCGGGCGAGATCGGGGACGCCGCGATCGGCCCGACCGACGATCACGCCGAGATCGACGATCCGGCTGCGGCGGCCGCGCTGGTGCAGCGGTTGCGGCCGCTGGCACGCAAGAGCGTCGACGCGATGCTCGCGATGGCGATGGAGAACGCGGTCAACCAGGTGCTAGGCGACGCGGTGAGCGCGCTGGCCAAGGAGGGCCGCACGTCGTCCGAGCCGGAGCACTGA